One Ranitomeya imitator isolate aRanImi1 chromosome 1, aRanImi1.pri, whole genome shotgun sequence DNA window includes the following coding sequences:
- the JUND gene encoding transcription factor JunD has protein sequence MEIPFYHDEVLNLHQFSSFYTAATMMKKDLNLNLTEQVANSLKPLRDSDGLLTSPDLGLLKLASPELERLIIQSNGLVTTTPTTSQFIYPKVASEEQEFAEGFVKALEDLHKQNQVGVPNAVDLSSVPAVANLQPPLPGDAPVYANLSSYSSGSMGTTVNYSTETVPFPPPPSSLSQQSVAPPTRLHILKDEPQIVPEVASFGDSPPMSPIDMDNQERIKAERKRLRNRIAASKCRKRKLERISRLEEKVKSLKTQNTELASTANLLREQVAQLKQKVMSHVNSGCQLLPQQVQAY, from the coding sequence ATGGAAATACCCTTCTACCATGATGAGGTGTTGAATTTGCATCAGTTTTCCAGCTTCTACACTGCAGCCACCATGATGAAGAAAGACCTGAACCTCAACCTGACTGAGCAGGTAGCAAACAGCCTGAAGCCTCTACGTGATTCCGATGGCCTGCTGACCTCCCCTGATCTGGGACTCTTGAAGCTAGCTTCTCCAGAACTTGAAAGGCTCATCATTCAGTCCAATGGCCTGGTCACTACCACACCAACCACCAGCCAATTCATCTACCCAAAGGTGGCCAGCGAAGAGCAGGAGTTTGCCGAAGGATTTGTGAAAGCACTGGAAGATCTTCACAAACAAAACCAAGTTGGGGTGCCAAATGCAGTGGATTTGAGCTCTGTACCTGCTGTTGCCAATCTCCAGCCTCCCCTACCCGGTGATGCCCCTGTGTATGCCAATCTCAGTAGCTACTCAAGTGGATCAATGGGCACCACTGTAAACTACAGCACGGAAACTGTTCCATTTCCACCTCCACCATCAAGCTTGTCACAGCAGTCTGTGGCACCACCAACTAGATTACACATTCTGAAGGATGAACCTCAAATTGTGCCAGAGGTAGCAAGTTTTGGAGACAGTCCACCAATGTCTCCAATTGATATGGACAATCAGGAAAGAATAAAGGCCGAGAGAAAGAGGCTAAGAAACAGAATAGCAGCTTCTAAATGCAGGAAGAGGAAATTAGAGAGGATCTCCAGACTGGAGGAGAAAGTAAAAAGCCTTAAAACTCAAAACACAGAGTTGGCATCTACTGCGAACCTGCTGAGGGAACAGGTGGCCCAGCTGAAGCAGAAGGTCATGAGTCATGTTAACAGTGGTTGCCAGCTTCTTCCTCAGCAAGTCCAGGCTTATTAA